In Pseudomonas lalkuanensis, the following are encoded in one genomic region:
- a CDS encoding UvrD-helicase domain-containing protein codes for MTLALKIAMSDDFLKSFAAVPRSQQLAVLNFVAKFRQNPMATGINYERIRDAADANMRSVRINDNMRGIVLKPEVGNVYCLLWVDQHDDAYHWARRHRVAIHPDVGSIQVYAVQEEAASAAVVQPEVAGSEGLFDALKDREIRRLGVPDERLAAVRAVTSEEELDALEAILPDEAFEALYLFAAGEPFDKIINEQSAPATVDQSDFGAALERDSTRRHFVVLTDDSDLEALLAAPLERWRVFLHPSQRKLVERDWNGPVKVTGGAGTGKTVVAMHRAARLARQYAQMPGRPVLFTTFTKTLAEDIRQHLELLCTPQELEKIQVVNLDQWASGLLRRFGYPHGLLYSESDRRRFWQAAMAAMPASIDLSAQFMRAEYERVVLPQGCETSEDYMRASRVGRGGQLGRAIRKALWPVFAEYRAQLQAANLREPEEAFREACQLLRTEKPALGIRAMVVDEAQDISSAAFELIRAAVAEAENDLFIVGDAHQRIYRHKVVLSRAGVEVRGRSRSLKVNYRTTDEIRQWACAQLEGCAVDDLDGNADSLRGYRSLTHGDAPDIIESMSLQDDVAHVQTILKQLQDDGMELRQICITARTNDDVDGIARALQQSGVACLKLENSTADDPAVPGVRLATMHRIKGLEFSVVILAAYKGAANYADQFSRDEDAGVTEDTELSERCLLHVAATRAKRNLFLLMRST; via the coding sequence ATGACGCTAGCGCTCAAGATTGCGATGTCCGATGACTTTCTCAAGTCGTTTGCTGCGGTTCCACGTTCACAGCAATTGGCTGTGCTGAATTTTGTGGCCAAGTTCCGCCAGAACCCGATGGCGACTGGCATTAACTACGAACGGATTCGTGACGCCGCGGATGCCAACATGCGCTCTGTGCGCATTAACGACAATATGCGCGGTATCGTGCTCAAGCCGGAGGTGGGTAACGTGTACTGCCTGCTTTGGGTTGATCAGCATGACGATGCGTACCACTGGGCTCGTCGCCATCGCGTTGCCATTCACCCAGATGTCGGAAGTATTCAGGTATATGCGGTGCAGGAGGAAGCGGCTTCCGCTGCTGTTGTCCAGCCTGAGGTGGCCGGTTCGGAAGGCTTGTTCGATGCCCTCAAGGATCGGGAAATTCGCCGCTTGGGCGTGCCGGATGAGCGTCTGGCTGCTGTGCGGGCGGTAACGAGCGAAGAAGAACTGGACGCGCTAGAGGCGATTCTGCCGGACGAGGCATTCGAAGCGCTCTATCTGTTCGCGGCGGGTGAGCCCTTCGACAAGATCATCAATGAGCAGTCTGCTCCCGCAACAGTCGATCAATCAGATTTCGGCGCGGCGCTGGAGCGTGACAGTACACGTCGTCACTTCGTGGTCTTGACCGATGACAGCGATCTCGAGGCGCTACTGGCGGCTCCGCTAGAGCGTTGGCGAGTATTCCTGCATCCCAGTCAGCGCAAGCTGGTCGAGCGTGACTGGAATGGTCCGGTTAAGGTCACTGGTGGGGCTGGCACTGGTAAGACTGTGGTCGCTATGCATCGTGCCGCAAGACTGGCTCGTCAGTATGCCCAGATGCCTGGGCGTCCAGTGTTGTTCACCACCTTCACGAAAACCCTTGCTGAGGACATTCGTCAGCATTTGGAACTGCTGTGTACGCCGCAAGAGTTGGAGAAGATCCAGGTCGTGAACCTGGACCAGTGGGCCTCCGGGCTGCTGCGCCGATTTGGCTATCCCCATGGTCTGCTTTACAGCGAAAGTGATCGCCGTCGCTTCTGGCAGGCAGCCATGGCGGCCATGCCGGCTTCAATCGATCTATCCGCGCAGTTCATGCGGGCCGAGTACGAACGCGTGGTCTTACCTCAAGGCTGTGAAACCTCTGAAGACTACATGAGGGCGAGCCGGGTAGGGCGTGGGGGGCAATTGGGGCGGGCTATACGTAAAGCACTGTGGCCCGTATTCGCTGAGTATCGTGCTCAGTTGCAGGCTGCGAATCTTCGTGAGCCTGAGGAGGCATTCCGAGAGGCTTGCCAGCTCCTGCGCACGGAGAAACCAGCGCTTGGAATTCGCGCGATGGTTGTTGATGAGGCCCAGGACATCAGTAGCGCTGCCTTTGAGCTGATTCGTGCGGCGGTAGCAGAGGCGGAAAATGACCTGTTTATCGTGGGGGATGCACACCAGCGGATCTATCGCCACAAAGTCGTTTTGAGTCGGGCGGGTGTCGAGGTGCGAGGGCGCAGCCGCAGCCTTAAGGTGAACTACCGGACGACTGATGAAATCCGACAATGGGCCTGCGCGCAGCTTGAAGGCTGTGCCGTTGATGACCTGGATGGCAATGCGGATTCGCTGCGTGGGTACCGTTCCCTGACCCACGGTGATGCGCCAGATATCATCGAATCCATGTCCCTGCAGGATGATGTTGCTCACGTACAGACCATCTTGAAGCAGCTTCAGGATGATGGAATGGAGCTTCGTCAGATCTGTATAACTGCTCGCACCAACGATGACGTAGATGGTATCGCGCGCGCGTTGCAGCAGTCCGGCGTGGCTTGTTTGAAGCTAGAGAACTCGACTGCGGATGATCCTGCGGTGCCGGGAGTGCGCCTAGCAACAATGCATCGCATCAAGGGGCTTGAGTTCAGCGTCGTGATCCTGGCGGCCTACAAGGGGGCTGCGAACTATGCGGATCAGTTCAGTCGTGATGAGGATGCTGGGGTCACTGAAGATACAGAGCTTTCCGAGCGGTGCTTGCTGCATGTTGCAGCCACTCGAGCGAAGAGGAACCTGTTCTTATTGATGCGCTCGACGTAA